Part of the Pirellulales bacterium genome, ATGAGCCATTCCCAGCCAGCGAAATGTCAAAAGTGCGAGTTAGCGCTTATGTGAATAAGGCAGGCAATGAAGGTGAAAAGTGCATTGAGCCATAACAGGTCAAGTGAGAAATCCTAAAAGAATTTTCATATTACGTGTGAAATGTCCATTCCTCGATTTAAATTAACCGACGACTCAATCGTCAAGCGGCTGCGCTGGGTCATGATTGCCGCAATGCTGTTCAGTATGTACAACACGTTGGCCGGGCAGCCAGCACGTTTTTGGCTCAATCCTGAACAAGCGATCCGCGGCGACGGCCTGCGCCTCCACAATTCCGTCAATCATACTTTTGAATTTTTCCTGAGCCGGGGCTGGCAGCTTTATGCGCTCTCTTGCCTGATTTACATGGCGCTGGCGTTCGTTGTCGTGTCCATCCTGCCCCGGAAGGCGGCGCTGGTGGCCGGTTTGTCCGTCATTTTTGGCCATTACTACGGGTCGTGTAACTGGTTGGCCGTGCGCTGGCATCTGGGTTTTGACGGCGTGGGCTTGTACGCCCTGCTGTTGAGTGCGGCGATTGCCTGGGTGGTTTCTCCGATTCCCAACCAGACGGGCGATGAAATCCTCCGGCGGCTCCGCTGGGTGATGTTTGGCGTGATGCTTTTTGATCCGATTCTCACCCTGATAGGCCAACCTGGCTCGTATTGGGCGCATCCAGAAACCGTGCATGAGGCCAACGGGTTTTGGCGCTGGTTCATGGTGCGGGGCTGGTCGGATTTTGTGCTGATGCACCTGCTTTACGACCTAGGCGCGTTTTGGCTGGCCTCAACTCTTCCGAGACGTTATGCGGTGGTGATAATTTTCGCATTTACATTTGGCCATTTTGACGGCGCATCGAATTGGTTGTTCTACGAATGGAGACTGGGTATCGAAACGCCGGTCATTTACGGAATCGTTTTGAGTTCGATCATCGTTTTCCTTTCATTTCGCCGCAGCAAAGAACCAAATTCTATGACTGAGAATTCGCCCGCGTCGACGGCTGCCGCCCGTACGGTCTGCTGTTGAGGATATGAAACCTCACCGTGCGGCGTCGATAAGAGCCATCATCGCCCGGCGGATGGGCGTTGGGCAGCTTGGGATAGACGGCAGCGCCAAGACGCCCAGCACGAAGGTGCTTGGCTCGGGGACGGCTGCTCTCACTGATGTTTGCACGATCTATTGGGGTGCGGTGATCATAGGGCGCTGCTCTCGTGGGAACGTGCAAGCGATTGGCGGGAAAAAACACTGCTGAAGGCAGCAGTGGCGTCCGCGCGATTTGCTGCGTGTTGCCGATCCGTTTGCAAACAACAGGCAACGGGGTGATCCTTGTGATAACCCATGGGTGCGACGAATCGCAGCGTGGCACGGAAATATCTGAGGCGGCGGGGCCATTGAAAGGCTCGGGCAACTGCATACGATTTATGCGGGGAGGGCTTCCGCAATGAAACTGCGTGTCTTGATCGTGGATGACAGCCGGGATGCGTTGCATCTTCTTGATCGTTTAATGGCTCATCACGACTGCGAAATTCGCACCTGCCAGGATAGCGTAAACGCTGTGCAAACAGTGCAGGAATTCATACCGCACGTTATTTTTCTGGACATTGCAATGCCCGGCTTAGATGGCTTCGAGGTGGCCGAAGATTTGCACGACCTTAATCTGCCAAATTACCTGCTAGTTGCGCTTACCAGCCACAGCGATGAACCACATCGCAAGGAATGTGAAGCATCCGGCTTTGAACTGTTCTTATCCAAACCGGTTTCCATTGAGGACGTTGGACACGTAATTCAGTTGGCAAAAAAGCGGTTTCTAGCGACAATCTGACGCGGTGGGCTTTAACAAAACCGCCGTCTAAACACCAATCGCCCAAACACAAACGCGGCCAGCACAAAAGTGCTGTGTTGCGGTAGGGCTGTTCTCACTGATGTTTGCGCTACCATTGGGAGCCGGCAATAACAGGGCGCTGCTGATAAGGCAACTCGCCGGCTTGCTGGGCTGTTTTTATTGCCGCCGCCATGAAAATATTCTCATGGTTGTGATCCGCTCTGCTGCTGATCGGCACGCACCAACAGCCACTGCTGCGTGCGATCGCCCCCAAAGTGAACCAACACCGGCGCCTCGGGCTTGGTGAGATTGTAAATGCCCGTATCGAATACCCGGTCGTTCGATTTGCCAATCGTCCAGGCGGCCCGTTGATTTTTCTTGTCGACCGAGCCGTAGACCGGCGTGGTGGTATCCATCAGGCCGTCATAATAATTGCCGCGAATGATGCCCTGCTTGTTCAGCGCCAACTGAAACAAATTGTTGGAGGTGGTATCGCTGCCTTGCACCAGCGCGAACACTCCCAGCGGCTGCCAATCTTCGGTGGTGGGTGCCGCGGCCTGCTGACCGGCATCGGCCAAATTGGTGGCCAATTGCGCGTACTGCTGGGCCGTGCACACATCCTGGCCGTCGTAATACACGTCGTTGTTCTCGTAAACAATGTTGTTGCCGTAGTCGTAATACGCCGGCGGTCCGGTAAAAGCGCACCAGGAAGTGACAACCGGCCACGTGGCCCAGCGCCAGGCGGCGCCGGTGCCCCAACCGGCCGCAAACCAGCAGCCCGGGTGCGCGGCATACCAGTCGGGATGAAAGCAATTGTAATAGTTGAAATTGTTGCGCACTAAGCCGGCGCGATTGGCAACATCGGCGTGCGACCAGTTGTTCGTCACGTGATTAAAATTCGCCGCATTGACGTTTGAAAACCGGCCGAGCCCGCCGTCGCCGGCAAAGCGGCTGTTGGCGTATGCGCTTTGCCATCCCCGGTCACCGGCATTGCCCGCCGCAGCGCGATCGCCAATATTGCCGGCCGCAGCGCGGTCCCCGTTGAAATTTCCATAACGATTGCCGCCGTAGCCGCCGAAGCGATCGGCACTGAAATCGCCGCCGCCAACGTTGCGGTCACCGCCAAAGTCGCCGCCGCCGAAATTCCGATCTCCGCCAGCGTTACCGCCGAAATTGCGATCTCCACCCCCAAAATCGCCACCGCCAAAACTGCGGTCGCCGCCGCCGCCGAATCCACCGCCACCGCCACCGCCGTGAAATCCTCCGCCGCCAAAGCCGCGGCCCAAAGCATCTCCGCCCAGACAAACCAATCCCACCAGCGTGGCCATCCATAGCGCTGCAATGTGGCGTGACATATCAATCAACTTTCTGAAAGTGTGAATTCGTTTCGCTCGTTGAGAAACAAGCACAGCGCCCTTGCGCGGGAAATCAATCTCTCGCTCACTTACTCTCCGTTACGCGCGTCAGTTTGATCGGCAGGCTGTCGGGCAACAGTTGGCCGCCCACCTTCCGACTGACGGCGCGCCAGGTGAAATTGTTGTTATCGACCCGGGTGAGCACGTATTCGGCCGTCAGGTCTTTGCCGTCGCTGGTGAGGCCCGTAGCGTCGATCAGCCAGCGGTAGCCATCGCGCTGCCATTGGGCCCGGCTTTGGCTGCCATCCTGATTGCTGTGCCAGGAATGAAATCCGCCGCGGCGGGCATCGTAGCCGATTTTAATCGTTCCCGATGGTCCTGCAACTTGTCCCGCGCCGCCGCTTTTACCCACGGGCTTGGCCGATATTTTGGCCAACAAAAGGGGCTGCTTGTCGTCCCAAGCGAACGAGAGATTCATCTCCTGATCTTTGGAACTCCCCTGCCACTTGCCAACCAGCCAGTTCAAATCATCCAGATGATCTTGTCCGCCGCCCCATTCCCGGCATTGGGCAATTTTCCATTGACCTCCTTCGCGCACGTCGATAGCGGCATAGCGCGTGGTGGTGGGAAGTTCCCGGGCCGCGCTGCTTTCGTGCAAAATGCCTTCCTCCACCGCCACGTCAGGCGTCAGAAAGCGAACCGATTGCACGTCGATATCTATTTTGCCTCCCTTTTTTTCCGCGAACTGCTCGGTGTAGGCCTTCTCAATAGCATCCCGGCCGCGGAGCACTTCGTTTTGATCATCCTCGTATTCGCCGTTGGCAACCCACATGGCGGCGATGGCTTTGGCATCCCCCTTTTCAAACGCGCGAGAAAATTCCGCCGCGCCCGCGCGAATGGCGCTCTCGTCTTTGCTCATTGGGTTCGGGCTGGCGCTGGGCGATGATGCATTTGCTTTCGGCGCTTGGGCCAGGGCATTCTCTGCCGCATAAGGAAACAGCAAACTTGCCGCAGCGAAAAGTAAAACGAATTTTGTTCGGAACATCGTCAGATACTCAAATAATTTGTGTTTTTTAGCGAGCCGTGCAATGGGCCGCACCAGTTGCCGTCATGGCAGCCAGTGCCGTCATGATAAACGATTCCGGCGGCCCGCAAATAGCCCGACTGCGTCAGTCGCGAAGTTCGCCATATATATACATAGCCCGACTGTGTCAGTCGGGCGGGGCGTGCCTGTAGTCGAACGAAGCACAGCCCAGCGTGTCACAATTCCGGGGGCTCGCTGCGCTCGACCCCGGCCACCCATCGCCCAACTGACTATCGACCATCACCCGTCGCCCGGCCGCCCCATCGAAAGCTTGCTTTCCACGCAGATTCAAGCTTATAATGCCCGCGGCAGGCCAAAGCTTCTTCAGGGTATGCTTGGCCTGCTTGGCGCCGAGGCCGATGCCAGGAAAGTTGCAGCAGACGGTCGGGAAAACCTGGTGGGGGGTTGGTATCTTATCCGTGGGAGCGGCTGCACCATGCAACCTCGTTGGGTAACGAGCGGGCTATTTTTGCGCGCGCTAATTCCGGCCACACGCCGAAATCAAAGACAACACTTCGCGAAGCGGCATTCGGCCTTCACGCTGGTCGAGCTGCTGGTGGTCATTGCCATCATTGGCATTCTTATCGCCCTGTTGTTGCCGGCCGTGCAGGCGGCGCGCGAGGCATCGCGCCGGGCCCAATGCGCTAATAACCTCAAGCAACATGGCATCGCAATCCAAAATTACGTGAACGTGTACAAAAAACTCCCGCCCGGCCGCTATGGCTGCGATGGTTATCGAGGGGACGAGTGCGCTATTGCCGTTAATCAAGTGCAATACTACTGCGATATGAGCGCCTGGGTGCTGCTGCTGCCGTTCCTGGAAGAACAGCAGCTGTACAACATGCTTAGCCCGTTCGATTCGCAGCGGCTACTGACCGAAGATCCAAGCCTGCAAGACTGGACAAACAATCTAAACAAGCTGAATGGCCTGGCAGAGCGGCCGGCCGTTTTCGTCTGCCCCAGCAGCATGACTTTGCCCTTTCCCGATGGTCAAACGGCAACTGTTCCCACTGCTGGCAAACCCATCTATACAACAGGCACCTACGCGTTTGTGCACGGCATGAACGGCCCGTACCCAAGCTCCAATCCCCTTTCGAGTATTGATGCCACCACGGTGAAGCTGCACAACACCGGCCCGTTTGTCTATTTGTTAACGAGAAAGTTCACCGACATTACTGACGGGCTCAGCAAAACTGCCTTCGTCGGCGAAATTCGTTCCGGCAACACCGCGGCCAGCAGTAATAAGTGGTGCATGGCCAACCGCTTTCAAGATTCACTCCGCACCACCGCCTCGCAATTGAACACGACGCCGGGATCAATGATCGTCCCCTTTTATAACGATGCTGGGACAATCGAGACGGGCGGCTTTGGCAGCGATCATGTTGGCGGCGCAAATTTTCTGTTTGGCGACGGTCACGTGAAGTTCTTTACCGACACCGTCGATTTCAAAAATTACAATGCCATGGCCACAATCAATAAGGGAGATTCGTTCAATCTCCAATGATACGCCTCTGCAATCAGCGTTTGGCAGCCGTGGCTGTTTTTTGGGCACTGGCAGTGACCGTCGGCTGCAGCGACGGCCGACCCACGCGCGTGCCCGTTTCTGGAAAAGTGCTCATTGACGGCAAGCCGGTGACGCACGGTTACGTTTTGTTCGCGCCCGATCATTCTCGTGCCGCCACCGGCGCGCTGGACAAAGATGGCAAGTTCGTTCTCTCCTGCTTCGATTACGGCGATGGCGCGGTGCCGGGCGTGCATCACGTGGCCGTGATTTCTTTGGAGCAACTTAGCGCGTCCGAAACGAAATGGTTTGCGCCCAAAAAATATGCCGACCCCGCCACCTCCGGCCTCACGCAGGAAATCACCGGCCCCACCGATTCGGTCGTCATCAATCTCACCTGGGACAACCAACCCGGCCCCTTCACCGAACGGCACTAAGTCCCGCGAAGCTTATCCGCGAGCCGAATAGCCAGCGCGCCAGATTTCCTGGTTGGTATTCTTCAATTCGCACATCAGCCAACTCGACGCTGCAAATTCGATTTTGTGTTAGGGCTGGATGATATTTCATTTTTTTACCCTCTCGCTGCGTGACAAGCCGCTTGCGCGCGTTAGCATGTCGCGCATCACCAGTCGGCAACTCCAAAAGGAGGGGTGGGCCGGCGCTGGGTGAAATTGGTTTGGAGCGCCAATTTTTCTAAAAGGCATTTCTTTAACAGCTACCTGGGAGGTGGATCATGCGTTTACCGCTGCGCGCTTGGAAATCGACCTGGAGTGCCCTGGGTTTCCAACTGCAAAAGCGATCGGCCAAGCCCAAGGGGTGCGCCGAGCGTGGCCGCATCACCGCCATCGAGCCGTTGCAAGACCGCGCCATGCTGTCGGTCAGCACCTCTTGGATGGGAACGACATGCTGTTCGGCAGCGATGGAAGCGAATCCGGGACCGACAGCGACATCCTCTACGGCGGCGCTGGCGACGACCTGCTCGTGGGCGCCGGCGGCGATGACCAGCTCTACGGCGGCGACGGCAACGACTACCTGTACGGCGAAG contains:
- a CDS encoding SgcJ/EcaC family oxidoreductase, yielding MFRTKFVLLFAAASLLFPYAAENALAQAPKANASSPSASPNPMSKDESAIRAGAAEFSRAFEKGDAKAIAAMWVANGEYEDDQNEVLRGRDAIEKAYTEQFAEKKGGKIDIDVQSVRFLTPDVAVEEGILHESSAARELPTTTRYAAIDVREGGQWKIAQCREWGGGQDHLDDLNWLVGKWQGSSKDQEMNLSFAWDDKQPLLLAKISAKPVGKSGGAGQVAGPSGTIKIGYDARRGGFHSWHSNQDGSQSRAQWQRDGYRWLIDATGLTSDGKDLTAEYVLTRVDNNNFTWRAVSRKVGGQLLPDSLPIKLTRVTESK
- a CDS encoding response regulator; the protein is MKLRVLIVDDSRDALHLLDRLMAHHDCEIRTCQDSVNAVQTVQEFIPHVIFLDIAMPGLDGFEVAEDLHDLNLPNYLLVALTSHSDEPHRKECEASGFELFLSKPVSIEDVGHVIQLAKKRFLATI
- a CDS encoding DUF1559 domain-containing protein, which translates into the protein MLGLLGAEADARKVAADGRENLVGGWYLIRGSGCTMQPRWVTSGLFLRALIPATRRNQRQHFAKRHSAFTLVELLVVIAIIGILIALLLPAVQAAREASRRAQCANNLKQHGIAIQNYVNVYKKLPPGRYGCDGYRGDECAIAVNQVQYYCDMSAWVLLLPFLEEQQLYNMLSPFDSQRLLTEDPSLQDWTNNLNKLNGLAERPAVFVCPSSMTLPFPDGQTATVPTAGKPIYTTGTYAFVHGMNGPYPSSNPLSSIDATTVKLHNTGPFVYLLTRKFTDITDGLSKTAFVGEIRSGNTAASSNKWCMANRFQDSLRTTASQLNTTPGSMIVPFYNDAGTIETGGFGSDHVGGANFLFGDGHVKFFTDTVDFKNYNAMATINKGDSFNLQ